Proteins found in one Kwoniella shivajii chromosome 4, complete sequence genomic segment:
- a CDS encoding 40S ribosomal protein S3, whose product MASTQQISKKRKFIADGVFQAELNEFFTRELAEEGYSGCEVRVTHARTEIIIRATHTQDVLGEKGRRIRELKALVEKRFKFPENSLELYAEKVQFRGLSAVAQAESLRYKLLGGLAMRRACYGVLRFVMESGAKGCEVVVSGKLRAARAKSMKFTDGFMVHSGQPAADYIDYAVRHVLLRQGVLGIKVKIMKPFDPEGRQGPSKNLPDVINMVEPKSEGAIEIRSEHKEPQVQAIPPPAAAQQPQEAQPAAEGQY is encoded by the exons atggcTTCAACTCAACAAatctcaaagaagagaaagttcaTCGCCGACGGTGTCTTCCAAGCCGAGCTCAACGAGTTCTT CACTCGAGAACTCGCTGAAGAGGGATACTCAGGATGTGAAGTCCGAGTCACTCACGCTCGAactgaaatcatcatcagagCCACTCACACTCAAGACGTTCTCggtgaaaagggaagaagaattagagaaCTCAAAGCTCTCGTTGAAAAGAGATTCAAATTCCCCGAAAACTCTTTGGAACTTTACGCTGAGAAAGTTCAATTCAGAGGTCTTTCAGCTGTCgctcaagctgaatcttTGAGATACAAGTTACTCGGTGGTCTCGCCATGCgaag AGCCTGTTACGGTGTGCTCCGATTCGTCATGGAATCCGGTGCCAAAGGTTGTGAAGTTGTCGTTTCCGGTAAACTCAGAGCTGCACGAGCCAAATCAATGAAATTCACCGATGGATTCATGGTTCACTCTGGTCAACCTGCCGCCGATTACATTGATTACGCCGTTCGACACGTTTTACTCAGACAAGGTGTCCTCGGTATCAAAGTCAAGATCATGAAACCTTTCGACCCAGAGGGTAGACAAGGTCCTTCAAAGAACCTTCCCGATGTCATCAACATGGttga ACCTAAATCCGAAGGTGCTATCGAAATCAGATCAGAACACAAAGAACCTCAAGTTCAAGCTATCCCTCCTCCTGCCGCCGCTCAACAACCTCAAGAAGCTCAACCAGCTGCTGAAGGTCAATACTAG
- a CDS encoding mRNA surveillance protein pelota, with protein sequence MKLVNKHIEKDGSGYVTLRPEDDEDMWHVYNLISEGDHVRSLAVRRVQTVSSTGSSDSYRVRTNLTLEVTKTTFSSAASSSQSTSSGEKKDPTAALQISGKVVEENDYVKMGAYHTLDLEANRDFRLTKTSGWDSIALERIQESTQEGRGAEVGAIVCGEGTAAICLLSEHMTTVRQRIDTSVPRKRKGGTSGHDKAMENFFSTVYQAVLRLIPYQDLKAIVIASPGFTRDSLYDYIFQQATLTSNKPLLSSRSKWVKVHSNTSHVHGLVEALRAPEVAKMLQGAKFAREGAGLDKFHKMLATDELRAWYGPEHVALAVDRGAVGTLLISDDLFRSSNPSTRNHYVQMVEAVRSRGGESLIFSSMHESGQQLNMLTGIAAILTYPLDIEVVEMEEREEKERLEKEKKKNGSGLVVDDEEEDEDQ encoded by the exons atgaaattaGTTAATAAACACATAGAGAAAGATGGCTCT GGATATGTAACATTACgtcctgaagatgatgaagacatgTGGCATGTATATAACTTGATTtccgag GGAGATCACGTTAGATCACTCGCGGTCAGACGAGTTCAAACAGTTTCTTCAACAGGTTCATCAGATTCTTATAGAGTTCGAACAAACTTGACATTAGAAGTTACAAAAACCACTTTTTCATCAGCTGCTTCCTCTAGTCAATCAACGTCTTCAGGTGAAAAAAAAGATCCAACGGCAGCATTACAAATCTCAGGTAAAGTCGTAGAAGAAAATGATTATGTTAAAATGGGTGCTTATCATACTCTTgatttggaag CAAATCGAGATTTCAGATTAACGAAAACATCAGGGTGGGATAGTATAGCTTTAGAAAGGATACAAGAGAGTACTCAGGAAGGTCGAGGTGCAGAAGTCGGTGCGATAGTTtgtggtgaag GTACCGCCGCCATATGTCTCTTATCTGAACATATGACTACTGTCAGACAAAGGATTGATACTTCCGTTCCACGTAAAAGGAAGGGAGGTACATCAGGACATGATAAA GCAATGGAAAACTTCTTCTCAACGGTTTATCAAGCTGTTTTACGATTGATACCGTATCAAGATCTGAAAGCTATAGTTATTGCTTCCCCTGGATTCACAAGAGATTCT TTATACGACTATATATTTCAACAAGCTACATTAACTTCCAATAAACCATTATTATCTTCGAGATCAAAATGGGTTAAAGTTCATTCAAACACTTCACATGTACATGGATTAGTAGAAGCTTTGAGAGCACCAGAAGTGGCTAAAATGTTACAAGGAGCTAAATTCGCTAGGGAAGGTGCAGGTCTAGATAA GTTCCACAAGATGTTGGCTACAGACGAACTTCGAGCGTGGTATGGACCTGAACATGTCGCCTTAGCAGTGGACAGAGGTGCCGTCGGTACTCTATTGATATCAGACGATTTGTTCCG ATCATCCAACCCATCAACACGGAATCACTACGTTCAGATGGTAGAAGCAGTCCGATCTCGAGGTGGAGaatctttgatattctcttcAATGCACGAATCAGGACAACAATTGAATATGTTGACTGGTATAGCAGCGATATTGACTTATCCATTGGATATCGAAGTTgttgaaatggaagaaagggaagagaaagaaaggttggaaaaagaaaagaagaagaacggATCTGGATTagtggttgatgatgaggaagaagacgaggatcAATAA
- a CDS encoding glycerol-3-phosphate dehydrogenase (NAD(+)) gives MGKEKVAIIGSGNWGSAIAKIAGNNVKNHNDIFDESKVPIWVFEEDYEGRKLTEIINTDHENKKYLPDVKLPENVVAIPDIVEAVKGATALVFVMPHQFLSKTLEQLEGKVEKGAKAITLIKGVGVEGENIHVFADVIQEKLGISTSALSGANIANEVAIDRFSETTIGYRTEEDGKLWQKLFQTPNFRVQLIDDVAGVSLCGALKNIVAVAAGFIDGLEYGNNSKAAIMRLGLLEMKHFCIEFFDNVKEESFLQESAGVADVITSCLGGRNRKCAEAFVKEKKPFDQLEKDMLKGQKLQGIHTAKDIHIFLKSRNRIDAYPLFDKVYQISWEGLPVEKLTEGL, from the exons ATGggtaaagagaaagtagCTATCATCGGTTCAGGTAACTG GGGTTCAGCAATCGCTAAAATCGCTGGAAATAACGTCAAGAACCATAATGATATATTCGACGAATCAAAGGTACCCATCTGGGTGTTCGAAGAGGAC TACGAAGGACGTAAATTGACTGAAATCATAAATACCGATCATGAAAACAAGAAATATCTTCCAGATGTCAAATTACCTGAAAATGTGGTTGCTATTCCTGATATTGTAGAAGCTGTAAAAGGTGCTACCGCGCTTGTATTCGTTATGCCTCATCAGT TCCTCAGTAAAACTTTAGAACAATTAGAGGGTAAGGTTGAAAAGGGTGCCAAAGCAATCACActtatcaag GGAGTTGGAGTCGAAGGAGAGAACATTCATGTTTTCGCCGACGTCATTCAAGAAAAGCTAGGTATCTCCACATCCGCCTTGAGTGGTGCAAATATCGCAAATGAAGTCGCTATCGATAGATTCTCAGAAACCACTATCGGATATAggactgaagaagatggtaaacTCTGGCAAAAGCTTTTCC AAACTCCTAATTTCAGAGTACAGCTCATTGACGAT GTCGCTGGTGTGTCCCTCTGTGGTGCACTTAAGAACATCGTGGCTGTAGCTGCTGGTTTCATCGATGGATTGGAGTATGGTAATAATTCGAAGG CCGCCATCATGCGACTTGGTCTGCTTGAGATGAAGCATTTCTGCATAGAGTTCTTCGATAATGTTAAAGAAGAGTCCTTCTTGCAAGAAAGTGCAGGTGTAGCGGATGTGATCACTTCTT GCTTGGGAGGTAGGAACAGGAAATGTGCGGAAGCATTCgtcaaggaaaagaag CCTTTTGATCAATTAGAGAAAGATATGTTGAAAGGACAAA AATTACAAGGTATCCACACT GCTAAAGACATCCATATCTTCCTTAAATCCAGAAATAGAATCGACGCATACCCCTTGTTCGATAAGGTATACCAGATATCATGGGAGGGTTTACCTGTTGAAAAGCTTACTGAAGGACTTTAA